GCGGTCGCCGATCGGCTCACCGTGCTGCGCGACGGCGCGGTGGTGACCAGCGCCCCGGCCGCCGAGATGGACCCCGCTTCACTGGTGCGCAGCATGGTCGGGCGCGACGTCGTCTCGCGGCGTCCGGAGCGGCCCGCTCCGAAGCCGGAGAGCGGCCTCACCGTCCGTGGGCTGAGCCATGGCCGGGCCATCGAGGACTTCACCGTCGACGTCCGCAAGGGCGAGATCGTCGCCGTCCTCGGGCCCGCGGGCGACGCCCAGTCGCGGCTGTTCGACCTGCTGTCGGGACGCCAGCGCCCCGACGCCGGTGAACTGCGGGTCGACGGGCGGGCCGTGCCCTTCGGGCGGGTGCCGGCCTCGCTCGCCAGCGGGCTGCGCTGTGTCACCGGTGACCGTCGCACCCTCGGCCTGGTCCAGGGCATGACGGTCGACGAGAACCTGATGCTGGCCGGTGACCGCTTCGCCGGGCGCCGACTCCACCGTCGTGGCGAACTCGCCCGCCGGGCCGCCCCGTTGCGCGGCAGCTACGGTGTGGTCGCCCTCACCGGCAACCCGCCCGTCGGCACCCTGTCCGGCGGCAACCAGCAGAAGGTGCTGCTCGGCAAGTGGCTGGAGACCGAGCCGGTCGCCTGCTTCCTCGAAGACCCCACCAACGGGGTCGATGTCGCGGCCATGGCCGACATCCACACCCTCGTCGACGAACTCGCCTCGCGAGGCGTCGCCGTGCTGCTCGCCTCCTCCTCCGCCGAGGAGGTCATGCGCCTCGCCGACCGGGTCGTCGTCGTCAGCGCCGGGCGCACCGTCGCCGCACACGACATCACCGCCATCACCCGCGACGAGCTCGTCGCCACCGCACTCGGAGGTCAGCCGAAGTGAGCCTCAAGACCCCCTCGGCCGCCCCGGACACCACGGTCGAACCCACCGCACCCCGCAGGTCCCCCCGGGCACTGCTG
This DNA window, taken from Streptomyces sp. NBC_00663, encodes the following:
- a CDS encoding sugar ABC transporter ATP-binding protein; protein product: MTAVLRVRGVTKSFGGAAALKGVDLDLYPGEIHALMGMNGAGKSTLVQILSGAHPADGGTIEVGGERYSALTVRKARKLGIACVPQRRELAMGLTVAENVLLGDLPTRGRTVHWKAVKDGARAALSGLGIDIDVERVAGTLTVAEQTMVEVAREVRRGGRILILDEPTACLSAKDADRIRELVRTLRDDGVAVVYISHYIDEVMAVADRLTVLRDGAVVTSAPAAEMDPASLVRSMVGRDVVSRRPERPAPKPESGLTVRGLSHGRAIEDFTVDVRKGEIVAVLGPAGDAQSRLFDLLSGRQRPDAGELRVDGRAVPFGRVPASLASGLRCVTGDRRTLGLVQGMTVDENLMLAGDRFAGRRLHRRGELARRAAPLRGSYGVVALTGNPPVGTLSGGNQQKVLLGKWLETEPVACFLEDPTNGVDVAAMADIHTLVDELASRGVAVLLASSSAEEVMRLADRVVVVSAGRTVAAHDITAITRDELVATALGGQPK